Proteins co-encoded in one Osmerus mordax isolate fOsmMor3 chromosome 11, fOsmMor3.pri, whole genome shotgun sequence genomic window:
- the pid1 gene encoding PTB-containing, cubilin and LRP1-interacting protein has translation MWQPATERLQHFQTMLKTKLNVLTLRKEPLPTVIFHEPEAIELCSTTPLMKNRTHAGYKVTYLGKVTISGTQFLSGCTERAVEGLWDCQARSTEGLLPADSLLEIRPFQVRLHHLDGRGEASITMDTYQVARIAYCTADHNVSPNVFAWIYREINDDLTFQMDCHAVVCESKLEAKKLAHSMMEAFRKTFHSMRSDGRIHKSSSSDEFAEDSTPDDSTPDDG, from the exons cactTCCAGACCATGCTGAAGACCAAGCTCAACGTGTTGACTCTGAGGAAGGAGCCGTTGCCCACGGTGATATTCCACGAGCCAGAGGCAATAGAGCTGTGTTCCACCACCCCACTCATGAAGAACCGGACACACGCCGGCTACAAG GTGACTTACCTGGGCAAGGTGACCATCTCTGGGACCCAGTTCTTGTCGGGTTGCACAGAACGGGCCGTGGAGGGCCTGTGGGACTGCCAGGCCCGCTCCACAGAGGGCCTCCTCCCTGCCGACTCCCTCCTGGAGATCCGCCCATTCCAGGTACGGCTCCACCACCTGGATGGCCGTGGCGAGGCCTCCATCACCATGGATACCTACCAGGTGGCGCGAATCGCCTACTGCACCGCCGACCACAACGTGAGCCCCAACGTGTTTGCCTGGATCTACCGGGAGATCAACGACGACCTGACCTTCCAGATGGACTGCCACGCGGTGGTGTGCGAGAGCAAGCTGGAGGCCAAGAAGCTGGCCCATTCCATGATGGAGGCCTTCCGCAAGACCTTCCACAGCATGCGCAGCGACGGCCGCATCCACAAGAGCAGCTCCTCCGACGAGTTTGCCGAGGACTCCACCCCGGATGATTCCACCCCGGACGACGGTTGA